DNA from Penaeus vannamei isolate JL-2024 chromosome 3, ASM4276789v1, whole genome shotgun sequence:
gctGATGCAAGTATTAACATGTTCAGAAAGCTTATGTAACAGTCAAcctgtacataaaaaaaacatcgtcTTCATCACTGGCCTTAAAGGCAATTGTCACTTCTTTAAAGGAAAGGAGGATACATAACTCTACATACGACGCTTAGCTGCCATTGTTTTCCTGACCATTCATGTAAAGCAAAAACATAAATGATACAATATCACACAAGAGAGTACATATACCCATTCAGCACCCTTCCAAATGGCTTGTGATTTTCTGTGCAACCAACGATATAATGTCCAacatatctgtattattatttgcTACGTTTTCATGACACAAACCTGTGAAAGTACTAGAATGAGCCGCTTCacttacatattcataaaaattGGTTAGTTATaacaaaaagaatagataaaaatacaaaaaagtattGCATATCTCAAAAAGCTGACTATATGTCTTTACTCTTTTCACCATTTGGAAAGAAAAGTATAAATTTTCTCCCAGCTATTGCAATTTAGACTTACAAACATCTCCCTTGTGATATCAGTAATTTGCATAGTCTTGTAAGAATCAAACAGgctgatatgataatagtaatgacaaattcACCCATTTGCAATTTATTGTTACCAATGAGATGTAAAATTATAAGCTCTTCTATTTTTGACCAAATAAGTATATCTTATTTAAGGATTCCTGTCTAGATTTTGATTAGATGTTCATTATTtgagattttttaaatttttaatagAAAGTAAAATAGAGTTTCAATTTCTGGTTCACTTATCACCAATTGTAACCAAGCAAACAATGCTCACATAAAAACTGCTCTCCCAAGCCTGGCTTTATCTTTGTTGCTCCCATAAGGCATTCTCTCTTTAATAGAAAAATAAGTTTCCTTTGTCAACAATACTATGAAAGCTGACTTGCAggttatttattaattcttttttaacTCTTCCTAGCATTTTTTTCTACACATTTCCTAGCTTCATAAACTATCAGTAGAATTCTGCACCTAAcacttgtcattaatattatttacaaAATCTGGAGTACTCAATTTGCATACAGCAAAAGACTTGTAACAGTGATGTGTCTGAAATATAATTTCATGTCCAGTACCTAAAAATTAGGATATAGTAGAGAACTCAGATCAAGACAGTTTTGCTTCTTCCTATAAAATTCTGGCGAATATCGCCAACTGGCCAGCAAGTAGACAACACTCTACTTTGGACGAGCTTAATATCTTTTGTGACTCGAGGTATGGTTAATGTAGATTCTTGTTGTGCAAGTCAAGGATTCTGTGTCCAGCAACATACACACGAGCAATGTTACGATCATCACCAGTGTAAATGAATTTCTGCACCTTGTCTTCCACTGTGTCCTGGAATGTAAGTATTATTCAATATAATTAAAGAACAAGTACTACTGGTGTAATCTGATTAAGCAATAAGTAATAAACTGATTATGAAATAAAGTAATATGATTATAAGATAAAGTAATAGATAAAACTTAACTAATACAAATTTAGTAAACTTTTTTATCCAAAATGATTAGAGTCAATCAACATGGGATCATGGTAAGACATTCACATTATTTATCTAAACCTTACCTTGCTGAATATATCAATGGCTGACCCAGGGGCTGACACATCAATAAGGAGTGCATCAAACTCTTTGTCAATTTCAAAGTTTCCAATGCGGTCTTCCATATTCAGTACTGCGGTAAAAAAGGTAAATATCATACACATACCACTGCCAACATGGAAAAAAATTACATTATGCACTTCAGGATTGATTATGACTGTAAAACATTCATGTAACTTGCATGCATAGCACTAAATCAGTAAAACACATCACTTGGTATGGGTATGTACCTTTAGCACCTCCAAGAGTTGCCATTCTAAATGCTTCCTTGTATGTAATTCTCTGATAGTCTTGATCTCTGTCAAGAGCCAAGATGTTGGAAACTTGCAGAGACTGTCGCATGGAATCTAAAATTGATGGACAGTAACCACCCGAGCAATCTGGAGGAGTAAAACATGCTTCTTAGATTCCCTTGAATCACAATTCATAATCCAAATTGTCTAGAACTGCAATGCACATCTCAAGAAATTTCAGCTGTATGTTCTATAAAGGATATAAGAATTTGCTTTAACAACATGAATATCACAAGAATGCATAATGACAGACATGCTGAATTTTATCCCTCTTCaaagagtaaataaaatataaataaaaagtgtgAGACATGTAAATTTTACCTATTTTTAGATGAAATAAAATTCTATTGTAATTCCAGACATACCTGTCCCTAGACCGACTTTTAATCCACTATTCAAAAGTCTCCGAATATCACAAAGGCCAGAGCGAATGGATACATTGGAATTTGGGCAGTGAGAAATACCAACTCCTCGTTCTCGCAAGGTATATATCTCATCATCAGTTAGCCATATACAATGTGCCATGACagactggaaaaaaagaaaataaatgaacatatgatCTTACTTCATCAGCAGAAGCAATTTTATCATTGAGATAAAGCTGCATTTTGATATtacgaaaaataatataaatgtatcaaGTCCAATGCAGACTGAAAAAATATCACCTACCTTCTCACTAAGTAGTCTCATGCTGTCATAAACATCAGTGTATGATTTGGCCCAAGGGAAGAGCTCTTTGACCCAATTACACTCAGGCTGAGTCTCACACAAGTGACTTTGAATATGACATCCATATTTAGCTGCCAGCTGTCCTAGAGATGCTAACTGATCCTCAGGGCAAGTTGGGGCAAACCGGGGTGTAACAATAGGTTGTACCAGTGGGgactgtaaataaaataaaagataaacattctGGTAAGTATCTTTCATAAATAAGATATATTTTGTCTTCAAAGTGCCCAATTTggatatcttattattatatctatttaaaacaaagacaaattgtAGACAACAGTACAATATTTGCAATTTATGTTTCTTAGATTCAGAAAATAAAGCCTCCTACTTGCCTGGATACTTCTAACATATCGTATAAATTCTTCCGTGTCTCTAATTGATTCCTGAACACTCATCTCCCGGTAATACTCTGGGCAGTTCCTCATCATGTTAACTTTTCCAATGAGTGCACGCTGACCTTTGTCATGAACTACATCAGCAAGAATTTTTGAACCTTCTAAGTGGATTGTGCCAAagtatgctgctgttgttgttccaTTTCTCAACAGACGTTCCTGTAAAATTACAAAGCTATGTACACACACTTTTCAAAGAAAAATGAATCCAAGTATAGTACAAGAAAGCCAACAGAAATTTGTAGTGTAACATATTTTTTTGAGCAAGAATTACAGGTAAATGTAATAACAAAcattataaaggaaaaaaaagaaggtaaaaaatacAAACCACAACTTTGCTATAGACTTCTCTTGCAAAAAGTGTGTCTGAAAAGTTAGCTTCGGTGGGGAAAGTATACGTCTGTAACCACTCCAGCAATGGCAAGTCCATAGCCACTCCATTGTTAGGAAACTGAgaagcatgtatatgtgtgtcgatCATCCCAGGCATCATAAACTGGCTGTTAtttcatagagagaaaaaaggcttaATATAGCTTCATTACAGCTTGAAAATACAACACTAATTCATAATGAACATCACACCAAATGTTAAGAGGAAGGCATTTTCACACAACAGCATTACTCTAAATTAATTACCTTGGAGTCATGTAGTGAATGTTTGAGTCTGTAAAACCATACTCTGCTTTGAGGTGATCAAGTTCTTCTAAGCTCTCCATAAACTCAATCTGTAAAacatgaaattaaataattatcaCACTTTAGAAATTCACACATAtttaaatttttcctttttccaagcCCATTGCATTTAGTCTTTCTTCAAACTGACAAATACTGTCTACCTCAGATGGAATATGGTAACTCTgggtgaaagaagggaaaagccATTTCCCTGATTCTTTTTCATCCATTTGCTTACTACAAATCAAATTCCGTTGCTAATTTTtccttttactgttttttttcttgtcctctaTGTATACAACTGAGCTTTTCTATCATATTAGTGGCTCACCGACAGTTACTCTAATGGTGCCAGGTAATCACTCTGTCTACtgtctttttttgttaattttctttgcACATATATGGCTCCACAAATGCTCAGCTACTAAGGAGCCAATTAGTAAGCCTATATGAACTAGGCTGTTTTCCACTTCCCTTGAGTTtttgagaaaatatttttttctaatgctataattaattagttaattattgttattattgtagttaacATTACAATGATCAAAGTATTATAAACAACAGACTACTATAAAAGgaggataaataaaaagaaaaaaagaaaaaagataaacagataaactagGTAAGACTAacaactgactccttggtgatgaagcacttgtggagccatttatatgtaaagaaaaacaaagacatacaaaaaaaatggaCATGGCATGGATTACTGCCATCCTGTCACTAGAGGTTTGAATATGCTTTTTCAAAAATAGCTACAAATGTGCCATACACATCAATGAAACCCCATCTAATGGTGTGTATGAGTGAAAATTCCCCTTGCTACTGAAATAAAGATTCCAAGCAATCAGGGAGAATAAATTCATAGTTGAAAGACTGACACaaaaatgaatgattttttttagatGTCCTCACCATAGCTGATATTACTGAAATATTCCAAATGTTAACCTTGCCACAGAGTCAAGCAGagggatttatatacatatattatacccccctcccccacacacacacataatttttttttctcataatacAATTATAAGGCAGATAATTCTACAGTAGTTACCTTTGTGTTGAGAACACCCATAACCATCCCTGGCATGATGATTAATGGGTTGTCTTCAGTAGAATGAACAAAAATGCCTACAAAAACCTCCATGTCTGATCTAGCTCTCTGGAAAGACATTTGAAATTTAGATGGTTAACCCATGTTCTGACATTTGGTATGTAATTTAAGATTAAATAGTATAATACCTCTTGTGCACTTTGTCATGTAGTGACTTAGCATaatctttttatattcatatgaataacaGGAACTTGAAAATCATACTCAGAGCACATATTGATAAATTTATCTTCAATTCATTCAAATCAATAATGAACACTGAACTCATAAAATAGCTGAATTACAGAATTAACTTACCAGCTTTGACTGACAATTCTCCATTATTCTGTAAATTGTACTCTTACTAATATTAGGAACATCGGGATTCAAAGACAGGAAcctatttcttgtttcttctattgTGATGTCCTCCTTTTGGGAGAGGATATCCATGATCATGTGCTCATGCTCATCGGATAACTTTTTCTTACGTCCCGTTGAAGTCTTCCGTTGGATTCTGTGCTCTTTCTTGAAGACCTGAACAACTGATGAGACTGTCGACTTTGCCAAGTGCATAAAATCTGCGACCTCTCTTATGGTTCGATTCTCATTGAAAAATAGACTGGAAGTTGTGAGAAAGAATGGTGTAGTGTTACACTTGTGACCATTTatgtaatatttcttttatttatttattttttatttttattattattttttaaaacaaaatattccataccaacaataaacaaataatttctaagacaaactaaaaaagaagagggaaaaaatgctGGTAAGAACCATGAAcaatataacaaataaacatcCAATAAGGCATCTCTCAAAAGACTTCCCTGGGTAAAGATTTCCGTACATTTAACATAATACAAATGGAAagaacaaaatgagagagaattgaatgtggaagaaaaaggaaaacaaaaaaacaaaaacacacacacaaaaagaggaaaattaggaaagaaacaaagaaaaaaagaaaaagaaaaaaaaaaaaaaaagtaaaacactgACCTAATAATCATCTCCCTCTCAGCAATAGACAGCGACCGTCGTTGTCTACTGATATCTTTATCGGCAGCACTTGTTTCAATGGGTCCGCTTTCCTCCATAATGCTAACACTGGGCTCAAGCACATTGTTCATGGAAGATGATTCTGACCCCGCACCTGCCTTCTGGAACATGGGCTAATAGCAACACCCGCTGGTATATTTTGTTGGTACCTACTTTCAGTAGAGTATTCTACAGAATATTCACACATTTGCCATCCTTATTTTACATCTTTACACAAGAGCAGTGTAAAGATCTATCAGTAGCAATATACTACTGCTATGACTTTATCTTAATCTTAAACTGTTTATAATGACCAAATACTTCATGTTACAAACTGGATGGATTAAAACTTACCCGaggcctccctctcttcttgggCCAGTATCGCTCTATTGGCTCCAAGTAGCGCTCAGGTGGAGGATCCATTCCTATTAATCCTTTCTGAAAATCGAATAATAAACTCTTTGGTATAATTCTGGGGATCTATATCATTTTGCTATACAAATAATTACCCCTTTATATGTTCTACTGCTTAATAAAAACCCATAATTCAACATGTATACTAAACCAAGTGATTTTCTACTATTCTCTGTGAAGCATTGTAAAAATATGGttttctaatctatatatataatgatgatgcaatttataaaaataaagctattactgtaaataaacagaataaagttTTACTGTTTCTAAAAGTATATACCTTTCCTCTTTCCAACGTTCTGTAAATTGTAGTTTTTGATATGTGACCAAATTCAGGATACTGTTGCAAAAAGCGACGACGTATCTCATCTACTGATATGTTATCTCTCTCCTGTGACATCTCGAAGAGCTGGAATTCTTGTGCAGTTGTTAGGCGGCGTTTACGTCCTGTGGCTGTCTTTTTGTGTATGCGGTGCTCTTTCTTGAATACTTGTACCACTGACATGACTGTTGATTGAGGCAGCCCCATGTAACGTGCAACCTTTGGGGATTGAAAATACAGTTCAGAAACATATCTTGTAaaattttcattgtcttttattGTATAAAATTCTCTTTTGATGTTTGcactacacaaatatatatcataagtgGTAGCATTTCACAAAAGTTCTACCTCTTCTTTTGAAGAGACCAGGAAAAATCTTTCTTGCAATGAGATCTAATACTGAAATTAGGTTCGGTACTGCCTATACCCCTATTCCGATTAAGTATA
Protein-coding regions in this window:
- the LOC113807491 gene encoding uncharacterized protein isoform X2, which codes for MSSGGEPPTSQAFTPFWIAGPGSPSTPVVGNPVANPVPSADLGSLGGPGVASNVQPTMSQDITTMANAVPHDDFTNGLPEVQAPPQPQQTGPPEPQPLPEPQQPEPTLEAPLEPAQVPQQQPQQQQQQQQQQPQQQPQQAEVSVDGNPPACSSGAPAKYFPANVEETNETTIDNKMKAKVQRRRLSPSHREMIIDLVFNEKKTSREVARYMGLPQSTVMSVVQVFKKEHRIHKKTATGRKRRLTTAQEFQLFEMSQERDNISVDEIRRRFLQQYPEFGHISKTTIYRTLERGKKGLIGMDPPPERYLEPIERYWPKKRGRPRKAGAGSESSSMNNVLEPSVSIMEESGPIETSAADKDISRQRRSLSIAEREMIISLFFNENRTIREVADFMHLAKSTVSSVVQVFKKEHRIQRKTSTGRKKKLSDEHEHMIMDILSQKEDITIEETRNRFLSLNPDVPNISKSTIYRIMENCQSKLRARSDMEVFVGIFVHSTEDNPLIIMPGMVMGVLNTKIEFMESLEELDHLKAEYGFTDSNIHYMTPSQFMMPGMIDTHIHASQFPNNGVAMDLPLLEWLQTYTFPTEANFSDTLFAREVYSKVVERLLRNGTTTAAYFGTIHLEGSKILADVVHDKGQRALIGKVNMMRNCPEYYREMSVQESIRDTEEFIRYVRSIQSPLVQPIVTPRFAPTCPEDQLASLGQLAAKYGCHIQSHLCETQPECNWVKELFPWAKSYTDVYDSMRLLSEKSVMAHCIWLTDDEIYTLRERGVGISHCPNSNVSIRSGLCDIRRLLNSGLKVGLGTDCSGGYCPSILDSMRQSLQVSNILALDRDQDYQRITYKEAFRMATLGGAKVLNMEDRIGNFEIDKEFDALLIDVSAPGSAIDIFSKDTVEDKVQKFIYTGDDRNIARVYVAGHRILDLHNKNLH
- the LOC113807491 gene encoding uncharacterized protein isoform X3: MSSGGEPPTSQAFTPFWIAGPGSPSTPVVGNPVANPVPSADLGSLGGPGVASNVQPTMSQDITTMANAVPHDDFTNGLPEVQAPPQPQQTGPPEPQPLPEPQQPEPTLEAPLEPAQVPQQQPQQQQQQQQQQPQQQPQQAEVSVDGNPPACSSGAPAKYFPANVEETNETTIDNKMKAKVQRRRLSPSHREMIIDLVFNEKKTSREVARYMGLPQSTVMSVVQVFKKEHRIHKKTATGRKRRLTTAQEFQLFEMSQERDNISVDEIRRRFLQQYPEFGHISKTTIYRTLERGKKGLIGMDPPPERYLEPIERYWPKKRGRPRAGAGSESSSMNNVLEPSVSIMEESGPIETSAADKDISRQRRSLSIAEREMIISLFFNENRTIREVADFMHLAKSTVSSVVQVFKKEHRIQRKTSTGRKKKLSDEHEHMIMDILSQKEDITIEETRNRFLSLNPDVPNISKSTIYRIMENCQSKLRARSDMEVFVGIFVHSTEDNPLIIMPGMVMGVLNTKIEFMESLEELDHLKAEYGFTDSNIHYMTPSQFMMPGMIDTHIHASQFPNNGVAMDLPLLEWLQTYTFPTEANFSDTLFAREVYSKVVERLLRNGTTTAAYFGTIHLEGSKILADVVHDKGQRALIGKVNMMRNCPEYYREMSVQESIRDTEEFIRYVRSIQSPLVQPIVTPRFAPTCPEDQLASLGQLAAKYGCHIQSHLCETQPECNWVKELFPWAKSYTDVYDSMRLLSEKSVMAHCIWLTDDEIYTLRERGVGISHCPNSNVSIRSGLCDIRRLLNSGLKVGLGTDCSGGYCPSILDSMRQSLQVSNILALDRDQDYQRITYKEAFRMATLGGAKVLNMEDRIGNFEIDKEFDALLIDVSAPGSAIDIFSKDTVEDKVQKFIYTGDDRNIARVYVAGHRILDLHNKNLH
- the LOC113807491 gene encoding uncharacterized protein isoform X1, giving the protein MSSGGEPPTSQAFTPFWIAGPGSPSTPVVGNPVANPVPSADLGSLGGPGVASNVQPTMSQDITTMANAVPHDDFTNGLPEVQAPPQPQQTGPPEPQPLPEPQQPEPTLEAPLEPAQVPQQQPQQQQQQQQQQPQQQPQQAEVSVDGNPPACSSGAPAKYFPANVEETNETTIDNKMKAKVQRRRLSPSHREMIIDLVFNEKKTSREVARYMGLPQSTVMSVVQVFKKEHRIHKKTATGRKRRLTTAQEFQLFEMSQERDNISVDEIRRRFLQQYPEFGHISKTTIYRTLERGKKGLIGMDPPPERYLEPIERYWPKKRGRPRPMFQKAGAGSESSSMNNVLEPSVSIMEESGPIETSAADKDISRQRRSLSIAEREMIISLFFNENRTIREVADFMHLAKSTVSSVVQVFKKEHRIQRKTSTGRKKKLSDEHEHMIMDILSQKEDITIEETRNRFLSLNPDVPNISKSTIYRIMENCQSKLRARSDMEVFVGIFVHSTEDNPLIIMPGMVMGVLNTKIEFMESLEELDHLKAEYGFTDSNIHYMTPSQFMMPGMIDTHIHASQFPNNGVAMDLPLLEWLQTYTFPTEANFSDTLFAREVYSKVVERLLRNGTTTAAYFGTIHLEGSKILADVVHDKGQRALIGKVNMMRNCPEYYREMSVQESIRDTEEFIRYVRSIQSPLVQPIVTPRFAPTCPEDQLASLGQLAAKYGCHIQSHLCETQPECNWVKELFPWAKSYTDVYDSMRLLSEKSVMAHCIWLTDDEIYTLRERGVGISHCPNSNVSIRSGLCDIRRLLNSGLKVGLGTDCSGGYCPSILDSMRQSLQVSNILALDRDQDYQRITYKEAFRMATLGGAKVLNMEDRIGNFEIDKEFDALLIDVSAPGSAIDIFSKDTVEDKVQKFIYTGDDRNIARVYVAGHRILDLHNKNLH